The genomic region GATGTCGACCGACAGCCGCCGACCGAGCGACACCGCGAGCCGCGTCTCCGCCGGCTGGCGCGACCAGGCGCGCCACGGCGGCGTCCGCGGACCGCTGGACGACGACGTGCTCGCCGCCCGCACCGAGCGGGAACGCGTGGACGCCGGCGTCGAGGACCGCCCGGAACCCGCCGCGGCGGTCACCGACACCCCGCCGCGCGCCGACGCGGACCAGGACGGGGGCCGGCACCGGGACGAACCGCGCCGATAGCGCGACCGCTCACGCCACCACTCACGCCACCGTGCGCCGCGAGCCCTCCCGACCGCCGGCGCCGAGGTTCCAGCTGATGATCCGGCGCGGGTGCACGCGGATGACCTCGGGGCTCAGGTGCGCGGCCGGGGGATCCCAGCCGGTCAGGGCCTCGGCGGTCCCGCGGATCTCCAGGCCGCGCACCGTCCACGGCTCCAGCGAGGCGATGTCGTCGACGACGTACGCCACCTGGCCGTTCGCGGCGATGTTGTGGAACTTGCGGCTGTTGCCGAGGTCGTAGCCGTAGATACTGATCACTCCGGTCGCGTCGTCGACGGCGTGGGCGACCGGGCTGTTCTGCAACGTCCCGTCCGGGGCGAGCGTGGCGAGCCGGCCCAGGCGCTGGGAGTGCAGGTAGTCGAGTTCGGCCGGGGTGAAGACCACAAGGGCTCCCTCTGGCGAGTCCCGGTCTGTCCGGGAGCGACGGCGGGC from Frankia alni ACN14a harbors:
- a CDS encoding PPOX class F420-dependent oxidoreductase is translated as MVFTPAELDYLHSQRLGRLATLAPDGTLQNSPVAHAVDDATGVISIYGYDLGNSRKFHNIAANGQVAYVVDDIASLEPWTVRGLEIRGTAEALTGWDPPAAHLSPEVIRVHPRRIISWNLGAGGREGSRRTVA